One genomic segment of Streptomyces sp. TLI_146 includes these proteins:
- a CDS encoding extracellular solute-binding protein — protein sequence MRRGIAATALVATLALAATACGDSDSGDSGEKKSSGELSGTVTWWDTSNDTEKATFKKIAEDFHAQHPKVTVKYVNVPYGDAQNKIKNAFSSGSDAPDVIRADVGWVADFASLGYLDKVPDAKAKEVDSAFLKQAAASGRYDGQMYAVPQVIDTLGLFYNKKMLKDAGVEPPKTLEEVKTAAAAIKSKTGKTGLYLRGDDSYWFLPFIYGEGGDLVDAKNKKVTVDSPAGVKAFKAARDLVTSGAAITNATDGWNNMETAFKSGKVAMMVNGPWAVADAYAGDEFKDKANLGIAAVPAGSAAQGAPQGGHDLAVYAGSKNRDASHAFVDYLTSQTVQVQTTKALSLLPTRTAAYDQPDVKSNEMVQFFKPAVDKAVERAWIPENGALFEPLKLQFTKAVTGASSPEDAAKASATAFHKILKDWK from the coding sequence ATGCGACGTGGCATAGCGGCCACCGCGCTGGTCGCGACCCTGGCGCTCGCGGCGACGGCCTGCGGCGACAGCGACAGTGGTGACAGCGGCGAGAAGAAGAGCTCGGGCGAGCTCTCCGGCACCGTCACGTGGTGGGACACCTCGAACGACACCGAGAAGGCCACGTTCAAGAAGATCGCCGAGGACTTCCACGCGCAGCACCCCAAGGTCACCGTCAAGTACGTCAACGTGCCGTACGGCGACGCCCAGAACAAGATCAAGAACGCGTTCAGCAGCGGCTCCGACGCGCCGGACGTCATCCGCGCCGACGTCGGCTGGGTCGCCGACTTCGCCTCGCTCGGCTACCTGGACAAGGTGCCGGACGCCAAGGCCAAGGAAGTGGACTCCGCCTTCCTCAAGCAGGCCGCGGCCAGCGGCAGGTACGACGGCCAGATGTACGCCGTCCCGCAGGTCATCGACACCCTCGGCCTCTTCTACAACAAGAAGATGCTCAAGGACGCGGGCGTCGAGCCGCCGAAGACCCTCGAAGAGGTGAAGACGGCCGCCGCCGCCATCAAGTCCAAGACCGGCAAGACCGGCCTGTACCTGCGCGGCGACGACTCGTACTGGTTCCTGCCGTTCATCTACGGCGAGGGCGGCGACCTCGTCGACGCCAAGAACAAGAAGGTCACCGTCGACTCCCCGGCCGGGGTCAAGGCCTTCAAGGCCGCCCGCGACCTGGTCACCTCCGGCGCCGCGATCACCAACGCGACCGACGGCTGGAACAACATGGAGACCGCCTTCAAGTCGGGCAAGGTCGCCATGATGGTCAACGGCCCCTGGGCCGTGGCCGACGCCTACGCCGGCGACGAGTTCAAGGACAAGGCGAACCTCGGCATCGCCGCGGTCCCGGCCGGCTCGGCCGCGCAGGGCGCCCCGCAGGGCGGCCACGACCTCGCGGTCTACGCGGGCTCCAAGAACCGCGACGCCTCGCACGCCTTCGTGGACTACCTGACCTCGCAGACCGTCCAGGTGCAGACCACCAAGGCGCTCAGCCTGCTGCCGACCCGGACCGCCGCGTACGACCAGCCGGACGTCAAGTCCAACGAGATGGTCCAGTTCTTCAAGCCGGCCGTCGACAAGGCCGTCGAGCGCGCCTGGATCCCGGAGAACGGCGCCCTCTTCGAGCCGCTGAAGCTCCAGTTCACCAAGGCCGTGACCGGCGCCTCCTCGCCCGAGGACGCGGCCAAGGCCTCCGCCACCGCCTTCCACAAGATCCTCAAGGACTGGAAGTAA